CGTGCTGAACGGTTCGGCGGGTGTGTGGTAGTTGATCCAGCCCGCCTGCTCCATCACCGAATACAGCCACGACGGTTTCCACGGCTTCGACAATGACCAGGACGCCGTGAAAACCGACATCGCCAGCAGCATTCCGATCACTACCGACAACGCCGCCCGCTGCGACGGCCGCTGCGACGGCCGCCCGTCCGTAATCCACACCACAGCGGGAATCATGCCGTACCACCAGAACGGAACCAGCCAGAGCATCCATCGAAGAGACGACGAATTGCCGCCGTAGTTGTAGTTGGCAGTTTTTGTCAGATAGAAGCCGAGCACCGCCAGTGACAGTCCGGCACCCGTCAGCAACACAAACTTCAGCGATCTCCATTCCTGCCGCACGGCACCCATCCACCAGCCGGCAAGCGTCAGCAGGAAAACGGGAGTCAGCGACAGGATGCCGTGGTGCCCGATCAGACAATGAAACAGGTACACGGGAGTCGATTCCTGATTGGCGTCCAGGTCCTTCGGATTGCTCCAGTAGCTGGGAACTCCTTCGTGGACATAAACGTATTGCTCCTGCCCGTAGTACGCATAAAAGGGCTTGATGCCTCCGGTGGCCAGCCAGTTCGTGACGAAGAATGCTGCCAGCGGAATCACTGCCGCGGGAACAAAGCAGGTCAGCGAGCGGCTAACGTCGACCCTGACCGCAAACAGAAAGGCCACGATTCCAAACAGCGCCGCAGGCAGTTCAAAGCAGCACGTCAAAGCCGCCGTCAGGCCCATGATCCAAAAATCGCGTCCCGCCTGATCACCGGTGCTGGCATGGCCGAGCCGAATGATGGCGGACAGGCAGATCAACAGACAGACCGCGGCGGGAGTATGATTGTTCAGCGTTGTCAGAAACGGGTTCAGCATGGAACCCAGCCCGGCCGCCAGCAGCACAAAGCGAAACGCGGTCGGCGGAATCTTCAGCAGTTGCAGCGTTCGTCGAAGCGAAAACAGTGCGACGGCCATTGGTACGACATTCACCAGCAACAGCAGCAGCCGCGACACAAACTCCGTGTCATGGAACAGCCCGCGTCCGAGCACCTGCCGTTCGATCCAGTACAGCCCGGCGACGATCGTCGACAACAGCGGCGGCTTGGACGAATAAAAGTGCCACGGTTCGTCGTCCGTCACGCGGTGCCGGACTTTATCGATCGATGACCAGTTTTCGTACTGGTCGATTTCGTCGATCTGATACGTGCCGCGTTCCACCAGCGACCAGACGGTACTCCAGCGGGACCGGTCGTTCGCGCTCTGCAGCGGCTGGCTGGTCAGAACCGCGGCGGTGATGACCGCCAGCGACGTCAGAATGATGAACATTCCGACGGGCCGGTGCGATTCCGGAACGTCCGGTCGCGGATCCTGCGAACTGGGCATGAAGCAGTCTCAAAACAAAAACACCGCGTGATGACACGCGGTGTTTTTATCCGGCTAAGGATCGACAGGAAAGCGGAACGCCTATTCAGCCTCTGCTTCGGCAGCATTGTAATTGAAGCACATCCGGATCAGATGCGCCACGTTGTCGGCTCGCATCTTGTCGTTGATGCGCGAACGATGAGCTTCCACCGTCTTGGTGCTGACTCCCAGAACATCCGCAATTTCGCGGCTGGAAAGTCCGTCCACGACGTGGTCCAGAACTTCCCGTTCACGACTCGTCAGGCGGTTAAGGCTGTCTTCTGTCTCGTCCAGCTCATCGTCCATGTCCATGTCGAGCTGGTAGTAGAAGTGATACGCTCGCGAAACGGCGGAAATCAGGTCGTCGACTTTCACCGGCTTCGCAAGGAAATCATACGCTCCGTTCTTCATGGCCTTCACGGCCAGGGGAACGTCGGCATGTCCGGAGATCATCACGACCGGCAGCGGAAATTCCTCCGCTTCCAGCTTTTCCTGCAGCTCAATTCCCGTCATGCCGGGCAGGCGAATGTCCAGAACCAGAACACCTGGCACCGGTTCCCGATAGTCGCGATAGAACTCCATCGCGGTCATGTAACCCTCAACCTTGATCCCTTCTCCTTCAAGTGCTTCCTTAAGCGTTTCGCGGATTGACTCATCGTCCTCCACCAGAAACACGGTGAACGCCTTCCGTTTCCTGGCGTTATCGAATTCAGTCGGCGGCGGTGCCTGCTTTGGCTTTCGCCGCCGGCTGATACGAACACGATTCTGCAACATTGGAGAAAATCCCCTTTCTCAGTAAGGTGTGGAAATCGCACTCATTCCTGCTGTTCAACTTTGCCCACTTTAATCAGCGCCGCCGTTGAATTCAAACCGCCCGCCGCATGGCCCGCCTCAGGAGCCATTCTGCCTGAAAGCATTCCCGTGATCGAGATTCAGGGTGTACCACTGCACGTCCCCTGCGGATGAATGCGCCGACGAGCGATTGGCATGCGCCGGATCGATCAGCGCGCACGTCATAATGATTCATGTCGTTCAGCGCGATGCAATCGTTCTCTTCGCTGATTCCGCTGATGAACTGGCGTTCCCCACCCACGGTGCTGGGTAGTTTCCCGTAGTTTTCGCGGGTCAGCATTGGCGTAGCCGAATGCCGGCCGCCGCCGACCGGATTTCAGGGCCGGATGGACATCGGGCGCTCCCGGCGCGGTGACCAACACACCGGCGAAGCGTTTACCGTCGGAGCGGCAAAAAGTTCCGATTGCCGCATTTTTTTGACCCTGTTAGACTCGCCGCAGAAATGGATTTTCTAATAGCCGCACGCTCACAGCGGCAAAGTTTCGTCCGCAGCATGGAAGCACGGAAGATTCAGCATGAAGGTTGTCATTCTTGCCGGTGGACTGGGCACCAGACTGCAGGAGGAAACCGTCACCCGGCCCAAGCCTATGGTGGAGATCGGCGGACGTCCCATCCTGTGGCATATCATGAAGCATTTCGCCCACTTCGGACGAAATGAGTTCTTCGTCGCCTGTGGGTACATGGGCGACTTCATCAAGCGATATTTCCTCGATCAGTACAATCTCGCCGGCGACCTGCAGATTGATTTCGGCCGCGGAAACATTCAGCGCGCCGACGCGGAATTCGAAGCCTGGTCCGTCAATCTGGTCGACACCGGGCTGCACACCATGACCGGCGGCAGACTGCTGCGGCTTCGCAAATCGCTCGATCGCGGCACCTTCATGCTGACCTACGGCGACGGCGTCAGCGATGTGAATATCGACGAGCTGCTGGCGTTCCACCGCTCTCACGGCCGCGTGGCCACGGTCACCGCCGTTCGGCCGCCGGCAAGGTTTGGCGGGCTTGTGATGGACGGCGACACGGTCTGCCATTTCACGGAAAAACCTGTGTCCGGCGAAGGCTGGATCAACGGCGGGTTTTTGGTGTTTGAACCGGGAATATTCGACTATCTGAAATCCGATTCCTGCAGTCTGGAAGCCAATGCGATGGAGCAGGTGGCCAAAGACGGCCAGCTTGCCGCGTATCGGCATCACGGATTCTGGCAGTGCATGGACACGCTGCGAGACAAGAACTACCTGGAACGACTGTGGGAATCCGGCGAAGCACCCTGGTGTACCTGGCACGGCGATGCCGCCGGACAGCGGCTGAGGCTGCTGCCGGCTCAGCGAGCGGCCTGACCGCCATCACGGCAAATACACTTTTCGGAAACGTCTGACGTGGCAACAGACTGCAGGACAACTCAGCAATTCTGGACGGACCGCCGGGTTCTGGTCACCGGTGCGACGGGGCTTGTCGGCGGCTGGCTGGTCCGGAGACTGCTGAACGCCGGTGCCGACGTCGTGTGCCTGGTCCGCGACTGGACGCCGCACGCGATGCTGTTTCGGGAAGAACTGCAGAACCACGTCACCATCGTTCGCGGTGATATCTGCGATCAGGAATGCCTGGAACGTACGCTTGGCGAGTTTGAAATCGAGACAGTGATTCATCTTGCGGCGCAGACCATCGTCGGAATCGCAAACCGTAATCCGGTCTCGACGTTCGAAGCCAATATCGGCGGAACCTGGAAGCTTCTGGAAGCCTGTCGTCGCAGTCCGATGGTCAGGCAAATTGTGATGGCTTCGTCGGACAAGGCCTATGGTGACGCGGAACAGTTGCCCTATACCGAAAAAACGCCGCTGGCGGGAATGCACCCGTACGACGTCAGCAAGTCGTGCGGCGACCTCATCGCACAAACCTACGCCAACACTTATGGGCTGCCCGTCTGCGTCACTCGCTGCGGAAACTTCTACGGCGGCGGAGACCTGAACTGGAATCGCATCATTCCCGGCACGATTCGAAGTGTCCTGCGCGGCAATGCGCCGGTGATCCGGTCCGACGGATCGCTGATCCGGGACTACTTCTACGTCGAAGACGGTGCCGCCGCCTACATGCACCTCGCTCAGCAGATGCAAGCACACCCGGAACTGGCCGGAGAAGCCTTCAACCTGTCCACCGGCATTCAGGTTTCGGTGCTGGATGTTGTACGCCGGATACTTGACGAGCTGCAGAGTCCACTGCAGCCGGTCGTCATGAACGAGGCCGTTCACGAGATCAGGCATCAATACCTGGATGCAACCAAAGCGCGGGAAGTGCTGGGCTGGCAGCCGCTATTTACTTTTGAACAGGGACTCAGCAGGACAATTCAATGGTACTCACACTTTCTGCACAGCAGCAGTCAGACGCCTGCCGCTGCCGGTCGTGCGGGCATCGCGGCCTGATCCCCGTTCTGTCGCTGGGCACCACGCCGCTTGCCAATGCGCTGATTGCCGAAGATCAGCTAGATGACCCCGAAGCGTGCTGGCCGCTGGACCTGGTGCGCTGCGGCCATTGCTCCCTGGTACAAATCACCGCCACTGTGCCGCCGGAACAGCTCTTTTCGCAGTACTCCTATTTTTCATCCTTCTCCGACACCATGGTGTCACACGCACAACACCTTGTCGGCCGGCTGATCGACGAACGGCAACTGTCCGCCGACAGCCTGGCTGTTGAAATCGCAAGCAACGACGGATACTTGCTGCAGTGGTATCAGCGTCACGGAGTTCCGGTCCTGGGCATCGAACCGGCCGCAAATATCGCCGACGTCGCGGTTCGCGATCGAGGCGTCAGGACCATCGCGGAATTCTTTGGCCCGCAACTCGCCACAACGCTGGCCGCTGACGGCGGCAAAGCCGACGTGATTCACGCCAACAACGTCCTGGCACACGTTGCCGACCTGAATGGAGTCGTCGCAGGTATTGCCACACTGCTGAAACCGGAAGGATGCGCTGTTATTGAAGTACCTTATCTGGGGTCACTGATCTGCCATACAGAATTTGACACGATCTATCATGAGCACCTGTGCTATTTCTCGCTGACCGCGCTGTGTCGGCTGTTTGCACGTCACGAACTGCAGATTTCGGACGTCGAACGCCTGGACATCCACGGCGGTTCACTGCGGATCTTTGCAACGCATTTCGGAGACCGCGAACCGTCCGCCGAGGTCACATCGCTGCTGCGTGAAGAATCGTTCTGGATCTTCAGTGACATGCACTACGCGCGCTTCGGCGACCGGGTTGCGGCCCTCCGGCGCTCGCTGACTCATGAACTTGCCACGCTGAAACAAAACGGACATCGAATCGCTGCCTACGGAGCTTCCGCGAAGGGAAGCACCCTGCTGAACTTCTTCGGAATCGGAGCCGAGACCATTGAATTTGTTGTCGATCGCAGTCCCTATAAGCAGGGACGCTACACGCCAGGTACCCGACTGAAGATCTATGCTCCGGAGCATTTGACAGAAAATCATCCCGACTACTGCCTGCTGCTGACCTGGAATTTCGCCGAGGAAATCATGCGCCAGCAGAAAGCCTACAGCGATCACGGCGGAAGGTTTATTATTCCGATCCCGGATGTCCGTGTTGCCTGAGACCCGTGATGAGATTTGTTCCCACCAGATTTGAAGGAGCATGGCTGCTGGAACCGGTGCGGCATGCGGACAATCGCGGCTGGTTCGCCAGGACGTGGTGCCACAACGAATTTCAGGACCACGGACTGCCGACGTCGTTCGTCCAGTGCAGCGTCTCGTTCAATGTTCTGCGGGGAACGCTTCGGGGAATGCACTTTCAGTCGGCTCCGCATGAAGAAGCCAAACTGGTGCGATGTACCAGGGGAGTCATCTTTGACGTGATCGTCGATATTCGGCCACAGTCACCGGTGTATGGTCAGTGGCAGGCTTTTGAACTGACCGCCGATAACGGCCATGCCGTCTATATTCCCGGAGGATTTGCTCACGGCTTTCAGACACTTACCGACAACAGCGAAGTCAGCTACCAGATGACGGAATTCTACCATCCGCAGTCAGCAGCGGGCTTCCACCATGCCGATTCGTCAGTGCAGATTCACTGGCCGTGTGAGGTGACCCGGATTTCTGAGGCCGATCAGTCACTTCCTCTGTTGAACTCGCGGCGGGTGGCAGCATGAATCAAAAAGAAACGCAGGGCAGGTTTTCCACCCAACTACGTACGGCCCTGATCTGGGGAGGTCGAGGTCACGCGAAAGTCCTGCACGAATTCCTGGATGCTGTCGGATTCGCCGTCAAAGCAGTTTATGACAATGACGATCAGGTGGATTCTCCTCTTCCCGGAATTCCCGTCTACCACGGAACCAGCAGACTGGAAACCTGGGCGCAATCTTTCGGAAACACGGAAAGGCCGGCCGGATTCATTGCGATCGGCGGCTCCGCCGGGAAGGCGCGCCTGGAGATTCTGGCGCTGCTGGCGGCCAGCGGCATCGATGCTCCGACGGTGTTTCATCCCGCATCGTTCGTAGCCCGCGACGCGAAGTTCGGAAGCGCGTGCCAGGTTCTGGCAAGTGCCGCGGTGTGCGCTGACACCTCATTCGGAAACGCCTGCATCGTCAATACCGCGGCCAGCGTCGACCACGAATGCCGAGTAGGTGACGGAGTCCACATTGCTCCCAATGCAACCGTGGCGGGCTGTGTCGAAATCGATGACCGAGCATTCATCGGTGCCGGTGCCGTAGTGCTGCCTCGCATCTCCATCGGACACGATGCGATCGTCGGCGCAGGAGCCGTTGTGACCCGAAACATCCCGGCCGGGGCCGTCGCATATGGCAATCCCGCCAGAGTCATGCGATCCAACAATGACATTCCTGACATTAGCCGTGCGTGTCATGCCGCATAGCCAGCCAGGAACTGTTCAATGCCGCATCGTGTTATGATTTGATCTTCCAGTCCCCATCAAAACCGAACGCGAGTCTGCCAGCCGACGTCATGGATAAACACGACCCCAAAGACAAGGCCCGCATTGAGGCGATGGGAGGTGATGCAGAGCTGCGGAACCTGACGCGTCAGGTCTTCAACCGGGCTTGTGACCATCGCTACTCCTACAACTTCAAATGGCTGGGTCGTCCGATTATCCAGTTCCCGGAAGACATCGTGGCGATGCAGGAAGTCATCTGGGATGTTCGGCCGGAACTGATTATTGAAACCGGCATCGCGCATGGAGGATCGCTGATCCTGTCAGCTTCTCTGCTGCACCTGCTGGGAGGAAACGGGCGGGTCCTGGGCATCGACATCGATATCCGACCGCACAACCGTGACGCCATTGAAGCACATCCCCTGGCCGACCGGATCGATATGATCCAGGGTTCGTCAGTCGATGAGTCCGTCGCCGCACGGGTTCGTTCTGCCGCAGAGGGAAAGTCGCCGGTGATGGTGATACTGGATTCCAATCACACTCATGATCATGTCCAGCGCGAACTTCAGCTTTACTCGCCGCTGGTAACGAAGGGCAGCTGGCTGCTGGTATTTGACACGGTGGTTGAATATATGGATCCGCAGGCATTTCCCGACCGGCCGTGGGGAATCGGAAACAACCCGCTGACGGCCGTGCGCGAGTTTCTGAAGACGACCGACCGGTTCGTGCCGGAAACCGAGATTGATAACAAACTACTGCTCAGCGTCGCCCCCGGCGGCTGGCTGAGATGTATCGCGGACTGACGTCACCAGGGTTCACCGGAGTTTCAGCATGGAACGGATTCCTGTGGCAGGGCCATCAATTTCCAGTCTGGAAATTGAATATGTGACTCGAGCGGTGAGTGAATGCTGGTACGGCAATGCCAACGCCTGCAACGAACGCTTCGAGACGGCCTTCGCGCACTACATCGGCCGTCGTTTTGCAGTGTCGCTGCCGTCCTGCACGTCTGCGATACATCTTTCACTGGCCGCTCTGGGAATCGGCCCGGGCGACGAAGTGATCGTCCCTGACGTCACGTGGATCGCTTCGGCGGCTCCCATTTCCTATGTGGGGGCAACCACTGTGTTCGCCGACATTGACCCGGCGACCTGGTGTCTTTCGGCTGAATCGCTGGAAGCCTGCATCACCGAACGAACCAGGGCTGTTATTGTCGTGGAACTCTACGGCAATATGCCACGGATGTCGGAGATCGTGGAAGTGGCTCGCCGACACGGGATCGCAGTGATCGAAGACGCTGCCGAGGCATTCGGCTCCAGCTTTCAGACTCAGAAGGCCGGTAGCTTCGGTGATACCGGAGTTTTCAGCTTTCATGGATCCAAAACCATGACAACCGGTGAAGGCGGTATGTTTGTCACTGATCGACAGGATCTTTTCGACCGAGTCTGTGTCCTGCGTGACCATGGCCGCCGACCGGGAGACGTGACGTTCTTCAATTCCGAAGTCGCCTATAAATACAAGATGAGCAGCCTGCAGGCAGCGCTGGGATTGGCGCAGCTTGAGCGCGCGGATGAACTGGTGGCGAAGAAGAAGCAAATCTATCAGTGGTACTCGGAAGCTCTGGCGGACAATCCGATGGTCGCACTGAATCCGGTGCGGCCCGACGTCGACGCGTGCTTCTGGATGACAACCGCTGTGTTTGATCCGCCCTGCGGTCTGACGACGGCAACAGTACAGTCAGAACTCGCCGCTGTCGGCATCGACAGCCGCCCCTTCTTCCACCCGCTCAGTTCCCTGCCGGCGTTTGCGGACGCTCACGACATGGCACGGGCCCGCTTCACAAATCATGTTGCCTATGACATCTCCAGCCGCGGCGTGAATCTGCCTTCGCATTTGAACCTGACGCGCGACGACGTTGTTCGCGTTGCGCGGGAAGTCGAAGAAATCACCCGACGACAGCGTCCCGTCCGGCTTCGGACATCAGCCTGATCAGCGCGATTCCCATGAGCCAGTACACCATCCTGACGCCGACTCACAACCGACCCGCTTTTCTGAGCCGGATGCTGCATTTTTTCAGCCGCATTCACGTGGATGCCGAAGTTCTGATCGTTGATTCCAGCCGCACAGCCGAGGCGCTGGCGAATCAGGATCTCGTGGCGGAATACGGCGATGTTCTGCGTCTGCAATATGTTCACCATGACCTGGGCCTGATGGAAAAATGCTGCGCAGGACTTGCCGCGGTCCGCACGCCGTTCGTGACATTCTGCGCTGATGACGACTTTCTGTTTCCCGCCGTCATCAACGACTGCGTACAGTTTTTGAAAACACACGCCGATTATACGACCGCGCAGGGGCGTGTGATTCACGTGACGAACTCACAGCGACACAAAAAGACCGTGTACGACTGCCATCTGCTGAACGCGCGCGATATCGCCGACGGTGACCCCCGACAAAGATTCTCCGAACTGGCAACGCGGCCCTATTCGACATTCTATGCCGTCTATCACACATCTGTGGTGAAACGGAGCTTTGACGTCACGCGGCAGTATACCGACTATCAGGCGGCCCGCGTCTTCACAGAAGCTATGCTGATCGGCCTGAGTGCCATCGCTGGGAAGATCCGGGTTCTGCCAGGCATCCATTACATCCAGGAAACGCACGGCGAAAATGAAAGCCGCGTGCTTCCCAGAATTGCGGATCGGAATAGAAGGCAGGAGTTATATCTGAGTTACAAAGACGGACTCGTCCGGGAGTTCGTCGCTGCGGGTGTCAGCGAAATCGAGGCGGCACAGCTTGTGGACGACCACGTCAATGTGACTCCCGGAATGCCCGGTGCCAGGCGACTGGGAGCACTGAAATGGCAGCAAAAGTGTCTGCGCGAACTGCGGAGAATCGGAAACAAGACAGCCCGGCTCGCGGAACCCTTCCTGCGCCGCAATGAACGATTTGCGGTCGATGAACGACCCGTGGAAATTCGTCATACTGAGATCTTTCCGGACCGGACGGAATACCAGATCGCGCGCGATCTTCTGGTGCAATATCCTTTGGGAATGAGCCTGCCCGGAATCTCGAATCAAACACGAAAGTCCGCCTGAGGCAGGCGACGCTGGCTGTTGAGTTCGGGCTTTGGAAAACAACAATGAAAGGAATCGATGATGCCAATGCATTCTCTGAGCGCTTCGGAAATCACCATACTGCAGGAAGAACGAACGTCACTGTGGCACGATATTGAACCACAGGTTTCTCTGAATGGGTTCTCCGCGCTTGTGGAAGAAAACCACCTTCAGAATTTCTGTCTCTGGCACGAAGAAGACATCGCTCGCCGGGACGACCTGGGGGCGGAACGGGTGCGGCAGGCCAAACGCGCGATTGACCGTTACAACCAGCGGCGGAACGACCTGATTGAAGCTATAGATGCGTACCTGGTGAAGGAGCTGCAGCCGCCGACGCACAACTGCCCGTTCAATTCGGAAACTCCCGGGATGATGATTGATCGACTTTCGATTCTGGCGCTGAAGGCATTTCATATGTCCGAAGAAACACAGCGGCAGGATGCATCGGACGAGCATCGCCGCCGCTGCGACACAAAGCTTCAGGTGATTCGGCGGCAAATTCAGGATCTGTCGCTGGCGCTGACGGAACTCTGTCAGCAGGTGCGAGACAAATCGCGGAGCTTCCGCGTCTATTATCAATTCAAGATGTACAACGATGCTGACCTGAATCCCGAACTGCGCAAGGCATCGTAGTTTGGCGATCCGTTGAAAGTTACGAACGACAATTCCTGAAATCCCCGAAAGCATTACCGAAACGACCCCCCCTTATGACTTCACGCAAGATACGCGACCATGTATTTCAACAATGTCGAGACCATATTCTGGCAGCCGTGAACGACTGTGAAGTGGCGGACGATCCTTTTCCTCACTTCATGATTCGCGGCTTCTTTCCCGAAGATGTCTACGCCGACATTCTTCAACGCCTGCCGGAACGAAGGCAATATGCCGGTTTCAGCTATTCATCCGGAAACCCCGATGCCGAAGGCGTACGGTGGCGTTTTGATCTTTCCGATCAGGCAACAGAAGCGCTGGACACTGATGCGCGCGAGTTCTGGCTTGGAATTCGAGACGCTCTCGGATGTGTCGCGCTGAAAGAAGCCGTTTTTGGAAAACTGTGTCGCGGACTCGCGTATCGCTATTCGGTCAGTGACTGCCAGGCGGCGGCTCTTCCGGGCTATCCGTTGCCGGCACTGTTCCGTGAGGAAGTCGGATATCGGATCAAGCCACATCCGGACACTCGCAAGAAAATGGTCACGATGCAGATCGCACTGCCAGCGGACGATAGTCAGTGTGACATCGGAACTCAGTTTTACCGCCGGAGTCTGAATCCGCGGTCGCTGACTCGCGAACCTCGCGGCTTTGAAGTCGCTAAGACGGCACCGTTTGTCCCCAATGCAGCCTATGCGTTTGTCGTCCTGAACACTCTGCGATGCAAGAGCTGGCATGGACGGACGACTCTGGCGGAATCGCACGGCGTCAGAAACACGATACTGAATATCTGGCACGAAAAGCCGGCGCACGGGCATTCAGACGTCGTCCGGGAACACTATTCCGACGCTGAGTTCTGCAAGAAAGCCGCGTGACCGACAGCCGCCGTTTCGAATTGACGACTGGCCTGAACAGCGGCGACGCTGGCTGAAATCGCGGCGGCCCGCAGCCGCAGCAGGATTGAGACACTGCATGAGAATTCTGATCATCAAGCCAAGTTCTCTGGGCGACATCATCTACTCGCTGCCTGTCGCGCAGTCTATTCGCGAACAGATTCCTGACGCTCGGATTTCGTGGGTCGTCAAGAAACGCTTCGAGGATATCGTGCGGCGCTGCCCGACGGTAAACGGTGATGTGATCGTCTTCGATCATGCTCCGGGAGTTCGTGGGGCCGCCGGAATGCTGCGAACCGTTCGTGAGCTTCACCGGCATTCCTATGATGCCGTCCTGGACTTTCAGGGACTGCTGCGTTCCGGTTTGATGACTTTGGCCGCCAGGGCGCCGCTGAAGGTGGGGCACGAGTTTGGTCGCGAAGGCAGCCGCTGGTTCTGCGACAGGGTTGTTCCCTATCCGCCGCGCGGAGTGAACTCGCACGTTGTCGAGAAGCTGTTGCAGTTCCTGCCAGCCATCGGTTTGGCGCCGGAACTCCGGTCACCGATCCGCATTGAAGGCGACTCACCGGATACGGTCGACAGCCGTCTGCGAAACGCAGCGCCGGTAGTACTGTTCCCGAACAGCCGCTGCCGGGATCGTGAATGGCAGGGGTTTGACGAATTAACAAAGCAACTGATCGCCGCGGACAGCAGCCTGCTGGTTGCCTGGGACAGCCACATTCGGCGGGAAGAAACGGCGGTCCGTGATCCGGGACGACTGGTCAATCTCACGTCGCGGACGTCGCTGATGCAACTTGTTGAGTTGATTCGCCGTGCCCGACTGGTCATTGCCAATGACAGCGGCCCGCTGCACATGGCGGCGGCATTCGGCGTACCGACACTCGGACTGTACGGACCGACGTCACCGGAACACACCGGGCCATATCCGCTGACCGCGCGACGAACAATGTCCTGCGAGCCCCCGAAGGAAACCTGTCGCTGCTGTCACCGACAGTCGTTGCGGAACGCGCGTTGGCGATCCTGAATACTGAGCCGGCGGCTCGCGCGGCATAGACGTGATGGTCCACCGTTGCGAATCCGGTGAGTTCGGGTCGTTACACAAGTCACGGAGCTGCAACCGTTGCATACACCCCATCGGGACTTCATTGCTGGCGCTGACGATACCGCCGGCACGGACTCGGCCGCGCAGTTGCCCCGGTTTCTGCGGACGTGCGCGCTGTTTGCCGCGCCGATTGTTGTGCTGGTGGCACCCGCGCTGACGGTGCTGGCAATTTCCGGAGAGTGCTTCGTCAGCATGGATGACATCGCACACCGTGCCCGGCGGCAGCCGGTGCTTGTCGGCTTCGCTTATGACGAAAAGAACTACGGCTACCTGAAATACCGCCAACTGACGTCGCTTCCCAGGCAATCGGTGATTGCCGTTGGTTCGTCCCGCGTGCTGGGGTTTCGCCGGGAGATGTTCACTTCCAGATTCTACAACGCGGGCTACACTGTTGTGACTGCCTGGGATTTTCGCAAGTTTCTGGCGGAAGTGCCCGAAACGCACCGTCCGGATATTGTCATCCTGGGACTCGATCAATTCCTGTTCAACTCAGAATACAACGAGGCTGCGAAGGGACATGACGCGTCGGACTGGCACACGGCGTCCGATGCTGATCTGCAGGCGGCTCTGAAGGTTGTTCCCGACGTTTACAAAGACGTGCTTCGAGGTCGCCTGAAGATCGGCAGCCCGCTTTCAGCCTTACGACAGCCGGCCGAATCTGACGGGGTCGCGGCGTTTGGCCTGAATGCTGTGGTGAACCGAACCGGTTTCCGCAACGACGGATCGTATTCCTACGGAGCACAGGTCGACCGACTGCTGACCTCGGATCCCAGTGCCAGAGACTTTGGGTTCGCAGAGACGCTGGATCGTGTTCGCCGGGGGAATCGCCGGTTTCAGCACGGCGCGGCACTCGACGGCGATGTGGTCAGGGAAATTTCCGAACTGCTGGAGTTCTGCAGTCACCGCAAAATGCATGT
The Planctomycetaceae bacterium genome window above contains:
- a CDS encoding cephalosporin hydroxylase family protein, whose translation is MDKHDPKDKARIEAMGGDAELRNLTRQVFNRACDHRYSYNFKWLGRPIIQFPEDIVAMQEVIWDVRPELIIETGIAHGGSLILSASLLHLLGGNGRVLGIDIDIRPHNRDAIEAHPLADRIDMIQGSSVDESVAARVRSAAEGKSPVMVILDSNHTHDHVQRELQLYSPLVTKGSWLLVFDTVVEYMDPQAFPDRPWGIGNNPLTAVREFLKTTDRFVPETEIDNKLLLSVAPGGWLRCIAD
- the rfbC gene encoding dTDP-4-dehydrorhamnose 3,5-epimerase, which encodes MRFVPTRFEGAWLLEPVRHADNRGWFARTWCHNEFQDHGLPTSFVQCSVSFNVLRGTLRGMHFQSAPHEEAKLVRCTRGVIFDVIVDIRPQSPVYGQWQAFELTADNGHAVYIPGGFAHGFQTLTDNSEVSYQMTEFYHPQSAAGFHHADSSVQIHWPCEVTRISEADQSLPLLNSRRVAA
- a CDS encoding class I SAM-dependent methyltransferase, which translates into the protein MVLTLSAQQQSDACRCRSCGHRGLIPVLSLGTTPLANALIAEDQLDDPEACWPLDLVRCGHCSLVQITATVPPEQLFSQYSYFSSFSDTMVSHAQHLVGRLIDERQLSADSLAVEIASNDGYLLQWYQRHGVPVLGIEPAANIADVAVRDRGVRTIAEFFGPQLATTLAADGGKADVIHANNVLAHVADLNGVVAGIATLLKPEGCAVIEVPYLGSLICHTEFDTIYHEHLCYFSLTALCRLFARHELQISDVERLDIHGGSLRIFATHFGDREPSAEVTSLLREESFWIFSDMHYARFGDRVAALRRSLTHELATLKQNGHRIAAYGASAKGSTLLNFFGIGAETIEFVVDRSPYKQGRYTPGTRLKIYAPEHLTENHPDYCLLLTWNFAEEIMRQQKAYSDHGGRFIIPIPDVRVA
- a CDS encoding GDP-mannose 4,6-dehydratase — protein: MATDCRTTQQFWTDRRVLVTGATGLVGGWLVRRLLNAGADVVCLVRDWTPHAMLFREELQNHVTIVRGDICDQECLERTLGEFEIETVIHLAAQTIVGIANRNPVSTFEANIGGTWKLLEACRRSPMVRQIVMASSDKAYGDAEQLPYTEKTPLAGMHPYDVSKSCGDLIAQTYANTYGLPVCVTRCGNFYGGGDLNWNRIIPGTIRSVLRGNAPVIRSDGSLIRDYFYVEDGAAAYMHLAQQMQAHPELAGEAFNLSTGIQVSVLDVVRRILDELQSPLQPVVMNEAVHEIRHQYLDATKAREVLGWQPLFTFEQGLSRTIQWYSHFLHSSSQTPAAAGRAGIAA
- a CDS encoding response regulator: MLQNRVRISRRRKPKQAPPPTEFDNARKRKAFTVFLVEDDESIRETLKEALEGEGIKVEGYMTAMEFYRDYREPVPGVLVLDIRLPGMTGIELQEKLEAEEFPLPVVMISGHADVPLAVKAMKNGAYDFLAKPVKVDDLISAVSRAYHFYYQLDMDMDDELDETEDSLNRLTSREREVLDHVVDGLSSREIADVLGVSTKTVEAHRSRINDKMRADNVAHLIRMCFNYNAAEAEAE
- the rfbF gene encoding glucose-1-phosphate cytidylyltransferase, whose translation is MKVVILAGGLGTRLQEETVTRPKPMVEIGGRPILWHIMKHFAHFGRNEFFVACGYMGDFIKRYFLDQYNLAGDLQIDFGRGNIQRADAEFEAWSVNLVDTGLHTMTGGRLLRLRKSLDRGTFMLTYGDGVSDVNIDELLAFHRSHGRVATVTAVRPPARFGGLVMDGDTVCHFTEKPVSGEGWINGGFLVFEPGIFDYLKSDSCSLEANAMEQVAKDGQLAAYRHHGFWQCMDTLRDKNYLERLWESGEAPWCTWHGDAAGQRLRLLPAQRAA
- a CDS encoding acetyltransferase, with amino-acid sequence MNQKETQGRFSTQLRTALIWGGRGHAKVLHEFLDAVGFAVKAVYDNDDQVDSPLPGIPVYHGTSRLETWAQSFGNTERPAGFIAIGGSAGKARLEILALLAASGIDAPTVFHPASFVARDAKFGSACQVLASAAVCADTSFGNACIVNTAASVDHECRVGDGVHIAPNATVAGCVEIDDRAFIGAGAVVLPRISIGHDAIVGAGAVVTRNIPAGAVAYGNPARVMRSNNDIPDISRACHAA